A DNA window from Pseudomonas sp. GD03919 contains the following coding sequences:
- a CDS encoding Hachiman antiphage defense system protein HamA, with product MDDLGFDFSNAVPWFPHEQEQPYVLVRMTAQQVALLEEAMAEPLRRCYITDEVLQAAADRHGLTLSDVLAGKLPDAGATMAGDFGEVLGYFYQSAMEYPGNAIGPKKWRLKQDRTKPAPKSDVIHFLMPQRPAASAADQVLCSEVKVKSTSASSDPIGSAITDCAKDRTSRLASTLVWLRERAMTEDLGDVDIPLLNRFINAVDHPPASRRYRAVAVICESFVTAELSNAPTTASDDYTLVVISVPNLHTTYNAVFEAARASVR from the coding sequence ATGGATGATCTCGGTTTCGACTTCAGTAATGCTGTTCCGTGGTTCCCACATGAACAGGAGCAGCCGTACGTGCTGGTCAGGATGACTGCCCAGCAGGTGGCGCTCCTGGAGGAGGCCATGGCCGAGCCGTTGCGCCGATGCTACATCACCGATGAGGTGCTTCAGGCTGCTGCGGATCGCCATGGTCTCACCCTTTCCGATGTTTTGGCTGGAAAGCTCCCGGATGCCGGGGCAACCATGGCTGGGGATTTCGGCGAGGTGCTCGGCTACTTTTACCAGTCAGCCATGGAGTATCCGGGAAACGCCATAGGCCCCAAGAAATGGCGGCTCAAGCAGGACAGAACCAAACCGGCGCCCAAGTCGGATGTCATTCACTTCCTCATGCCCCAACGTCCTGCCGCCAGTGCTGCTGACCAAGTTCTTTGCTCTGAGGTAAAGGTCAAATCTACTTCCGCCTCCTCCGATCCAATCGGCTCTGCAATCACAGACTGCGCAAAAGATCGCACCAGTCGGCTCGCGAGCACATTGGTGTGGCTACGTGAGCGTGCCATGACTGAGGATCTCGGTGACGTCGACATTCCGCTTCTCAACCGGTTTATCAACGCAGTTGATCATCCGCCTGCTTCTCGGCGATACAGAGCTGTCGCTGTCATCTGTGAGAGTTTTGTTACTGCTGAACTCAGCAATGCGCCTACCACGGCCAGTGACGATTACACACTCGTCGTGATCTCAGTGCCGAATCTGCATACCACCTACAACGCGGTCTTTGAAGCCGCGCGAGCGTCGGTACGCTGA
- a CDS encoding DEAD/DEAH box helicase has product MDTPSDDWAQLGNAFLQFSKETPAEQLEALGISKDEAALFAAAAFYFGDFPASACLAMRQSARPSDPQSSWAACYDFLARPSNLGSQTAIDVQEHLRSGDLVGLSDKVEASTTAAQNALADGPDVWVAAALLNRLLARFERSNIRAVLPEGKTAFWTPLINSFIDRKPSTWEFFPSQIQAIERGLLGNAESYSLQMPTGAGKTTLCETLLYWHLKRNPTHVAIMMVPYRSLASELRNSLVRQLNRLGIAARCAYGGTIPSGDEVHGLDHINALIATPESLSGILSADPAFAQRISLVICDEGHLLDSSGRGIGLELLLARMKARLANPIRFVFMSAIIPNIEEINAWLGGDENTVIRSTYRPAIAEFSVLRSSGTGVNKSVRLDMHPHAQQRHYAIHGFLDRSSFQYVNPQTGRTKTYTFTSTKTLAVGAARKVLSMGTTAIFAANKRGNQGAIGLAEELIKQLECPLPLPRPVDYADIETLRTRVDYLETEFGAGWIGAMSLRNGAVLHHGDIPQETREVLEQLLRERRIQLVICTSTLAEGVNLPIRSLVLYSVQRRVGSGQPENMLARDIKNLVGRAGRAGANTRGLVICANPDQWWLVQPVATAGAGEPVRGSLRNLIENLETFLRSQNLALDNQFLEYQAVIHPLIDGVDATLIELIADEIGDAEFLRQAADLSDHTFAAHQLPPGSAVTLRKVFELRAQRMIALRADGKIAWLRDTGAKVRLLDFVEQVLLPSRVDWMSPVDPVSDELVSTILEWAWQDRELKEDVRVAFRLDDGQDPDSVKLSFFEIIRQWLHGATFAQIAQSTQIDVDDILGIHTRAITYALQTLVEQGISLLSRLLLERGIEVNEGVPAFIEHLKFGAPSSIGVLLANAGVRHRKAYVELGNAMRSLAIPINSANAKSVALQSLEAHSEAWRDALGEFVFSNTLTDVGRVD; this is encoded by the coding sequence ATGGATACCCCCAGCGACGACTGGGCGCAGTTAGGAAATGCCTTTCTCCAGTTTTCGAAAGAGACACCCGCCGAGCAACTTGAAGCGTTGGGTATCTCGAAGGATGAAGCAGCGTTGTTTGCAGCTGCAGCTTTCTACTTTGGAGACTTTCCAGCGTCCGCCTGCCTGGCCATGCGGCAGTCAGCTCGGCCATCTGATCCACAGAGCTCATGGGCTGCGTGCTATGACTTCCTGGCTCGTCCGAGCAACCTGGGCTCCCAAACTGCAATCGACGTGCAAGAACACCTTCGAAGTGGGGACTTGGTCGGTCTTAGCGACAAAGTAGAGGCGAGCACTACCGCAGCGCAGAATGCGTTGGCGGATGGACCGGATGTATGGGTGGCAGCGGCCTTGCTCAACCGACTATTGGCCCGCTTCGAGAGATCGAATATTCGGGCTGTGCTGCCGGAGGGAAAAACTGCCTTCTGGACCCCTCTTATCAATTCCTTTATTGATCGTAAACCATCGACTTGGGAATTCTTTCCCTCTCAGATACAGGCCATCGAGAGAGGATTGCTGGGCAACGCCGAGAGCTATTCGCTACAGATGCCAACAGGGGCTGGCAAAACCACGCTCTGCGAGACTCTGCTGTATTGGCACCTGAAGCGAAATCCGACCCATGTCGCGATCATGATGGTGCCGTACCGATCTCTGGCTTCGGAACTCCGAAACTCTCTGGTGCGTCAGCTGAACCGATTGGGGATAGCGGCGCGCTGTGCCTATGGCGGCACGATTCCATCGGGAGACGAAGTGCATGGCCTTGATCACATCAATGCGCTGATCGCGACCCCTGAGTCGCTGTCCGGAATACTCAGTGCTGACCCAGCATTCGCCCAGCGGATATCTTTGGTCATTTGCGATGAAGGGCATTTGCTCGACAGCTCGGGTAGGGGTATTGGCCTGGAGCTGCTATTGGCGCGGATGAAAGCACGCCTGGCTAATCCGATCCGTTTCGTGTTCATGTCTGCCATCATTCCGAACATCGAAGAAATCAACGCATGGCTTGGCGGCGACGAGAATACTGTCATTAGAAGTACCTATCGACCGGCTATCGCTGAATTTTCCGTTCTTCGATCCTCCGGTACCGGGGTAAACAAGTCCGTACGTCTTGACATGCATCCGCATGCTCAGCAGCGGCACTACGCGATCCATGGATTCTTGGATCGGAGCAGCTTTCAGTACGTGAATCCCCAAACGGGACGCACAAAGACCTACACCTTCACGTCAACCAAGACGCTGGCCGTGGGCGCTGCGAGAAAGGTGTTGTCGATGGGAACGACGGCGATTTTCGCCGCTAACAAGCGTGGTAACCAAGGTGCGATCGGCTTAGCGGAGGAGCTCATCAAGCAGCTCGAGTGCCCGCTACCATTACCCAGGCCTGTAGATTATGCGGATATCGAAACACTCCGGACACGCGTTGATTATCTCGAAACTGAATTCGGTGCAGGTTGGATCGGCGCGATGTCGCTGCGCAATGGTGCTGTACTGCACCACGGTGATATCCCTCAAGAGACACGAGAGGTTTTGGAGCAGCTCTTGCGGGAGCGGCGTATCCAACTGGTCATCTGTACCAGCACCCTTGCGGAGGGGGTAAATCTACCGATCCGCTCGCTTGTTCTTTATTCGGTTCAGCGACGCGTTGGCAGCGGACAGCCGGAGAACATGCTAGCCCGTGACATCAAGAACCTGGTTGGCCGAGCCGGTCGTGCCGGCGCGAATACCAGAGGCTTGGTTATCTGCGCAAATCCCGATCAGTGGTGGCTAGTTCAGCCCGTCGCCACTGCTGGTGCAGGAGAGCCGGTGAGAGGCTCACTGCGTAACTTGATCGAAAATCTAGAGACATTCCTGAGATCACAAAATCTCGCTCTCGATAACCAATTCTTGGAGTACCAAGCTGTCATTCATCCGCTAATTGATGGGGTGGATGCAACGCTTATCGAGTTGATTGCGGATGAGATCGGAGATGCTGAGTTTCTGAGGCAGGCTGCCGACCTGTCTGACCATACTTTCGCGGCCCATCAGCTTCCCCCCGGCTCCGCCGTTACGCTGCGTAAAGTGTTTGAGTTACGAGCCCAGCGCATGATCGCACTGAGGGCCGATGGCAAGATCGCCTGGCTGCGAGATACTGGAGCCAAGGTGCGCCTTCTGGACTTCGTCGAACAGGTTCTGCTGCCAAGCAGGGTGGACTGGATGAGCCCTGTCGATCCCGTGTCAGACGAGCTTGTGTCGACGATTCTGGAGTGGGCCTGGCAAGATAGAGAGCTCAAGGAAGACGTGCGTGTGGCATTCCGACTAGACGATGGCCAGGATCCTGATAGCGTGAAGCTCAGTTTCTTCGAAATCATTCGGCAGTGGCTACATGGCGCAACGTTTGCGCAGATCGCCCAATCAACGCAGATTGATGTAGACGACATCTTGGGAATCCATACTCGTGCGATCACCTATGCGTTACAAACACTGGTCGAGCAGGGCATCTCACTCCTTTCTCGACTATTGCTTGAACGCGGCATTGAGGTGAACGAAGGGGTGCCGGCATTCATCGAGCATCTAAAATTCGGTGCCCCCTCAAGTATCGGAGTTTTGCTTGCGAATGCGGGGGTGCGGCATCGAAAAGCTTATGTCGAATTGGGTAATGCGATGCGGAGTCTCGCCATTCCGATCAACTCAGCGAATGCCAAGTCAGTAGCGTTGCAGTCGCTTGAAGCTCACTCAGAAGCATGGCGTGACGCGTTGGGTGAATTCGTTTTCTCCAACACCCTGACCGATGTCGGCAGAGTCGATTGA
- the istB gene encoding IS21-like element helper ATPase IstB produces MLPHPTLDKLQTLRLHGMLKALAEQLKTPGIDSLSFEERLGLLVDRELTERDDKRLSSRLRHARLRHNACLEDLDYRSPRGLDKALILQLSSGQWLRDGLNLIIGGPTGVGKTWLACALAHKACRDGYSVRYLRLPRLLEELGLAHGDGRCVKLMGSYAKTDLLILDDWGLAPFTAEQRRDMLELLDDRYGQRSTIVTSQMPVDNWHELIGDPTLADAILDRLVHNAYRINLKGESMRKRAKKLTTPDTSD; encoded by the coding sequence ATGCTGCCCCATCCGACCCTGGACAAGCTCCAGACCCTGCGCCTGCACGGCATGCTCAAGGCCCTCGCCGAGCAACTGAAAACCCCGGGCATCGACAGCCTGAGCTTCGAGGAACGCCTCGGCCTGCTGGTCGACCGCGAGCTGACCGAGCGCGACGACAAGCGCCTGAGCAGCCGCCTGCGGCATGCCCGGCTGCGCCACAACGCCTGCCTCGAAGACCTCGACTACCGTAGCCCACGCGGGCTGGACAAGGCACTGATCCTGCAACTGAGCAGCGGACAGTGGCTACGCGACGGCCTCAACCTGATCATCGGCGGCCCCACCGGCGTCGGCAAAACCTGGCTGGCCTGCGCCCTGGCTCACAAGGCCTGCCGGGACGGCTACAGCGTGCGTTACCTGCGCCTGCCGCGCCTGCTGGAAGAGCTGGGTCTGGCCCACGGCGATGGGCGCTGCGTCAAACTGATGGGCAGCTACGCCAAGACCGACCTACTGATCCTCGACGACTGGGGCCTGGCCCCGTTCACCGCCGAGCAACGGCGCGACATGCTGGAACTGTTGGACGACCGCTACGGCCAGCGCTCAACCATCGTGACCAGCCAGATGCCGGTGGACAATTGGCACGAATTGATCGGCGATCCGACCTTGGCCGATGCCATCCTCGACCGCCTGGTGCACAACGCTTACCGGATCAATCTCAAGGGCGAATCAATGCGCAAGCGAGCGAAGAAATTGACGACGCCGGACACCTCAGACTAA
- a CDS encoding IS6-like element IS6100 family transposase: MTDFKWRHFQGDVILWAVRWYCRYPISYRDLEEMLAERGISVDHTTIYRWVQCYAPEMEKRLRWFWRRGFDPSWRLDETYVKVRGKWTYLYRAVDKRGDTIDFYLSPTRSAKAAKRFLGKALRGLKHWEKPATLNTDKAPSYGAAITELKREGKLDRETAHRQVKYLNNVIEADHGKLKILIKPVRGFKSIPTAYATIKGFEVMRALRKGQARPWCLQPGIRGEVRLVERAFGIGPSALTEAMGMLNHHFAAAA; this comes from the coding sequence ATGACGGATTTCAAGTGGCGCCATTTCCAGGGTGATGTGATCCTGTGGGCGGTGCGCTGGTATTGTCGCTATCCGATCAGCTATCGCGACCTTGAGGAAATGCTGGCGGAACGCGGCATTTCGGTCGACCATACGACGATCTATCGCTGGGTCCAGTGCTACGCCCCGGAGATGGAGAAGCGGCTGCGCTGGTTCTGGCGGCGTGGCTTTGATCCGAGCTGGCGCCTGGATGAAACCTACGTCAAGGTGCGGGGCAAGTGGACCTACCTGTACCGGGCAGTCGACAAGCGGGGCGACACGATCGATTTCTACCTGTCGCCGACCCGCAGCGCCAAGGCAGCGAAGCGGTTCCTGGGCAAGGCCCTGCGAGGCCTGAAGCACTGGGAAAAGCCTGCCACGCTCAATACCGACAAAGCGCCGAGCTATGGTGCAGCGATCACCGAATTGAAGCGCGAAGGAAAGCTGGACCGGGAGACGGCCCACCGGCAGGTGAAGTATCTCAATAACGTGATCGAGGCCGATCACGGAAAGCTCAAGATACTGATCAAGCCGGTGCGCGGTTTCAAATCGATCCCCACGGCCTATGCCACGATCAAGGGATTCGAAGTCATGCGAGCCCTGCGCAAAGGACAGGCTCGCCCCTGGTGCCTGCAGCCCGGCATCAGGGGCGAGGTGCGCCTTGTGGAGAGAGCTTTTGGCATTGGGCCCTCGGCGCTGACGGAGGCCATGGGCATGCTCAACCACCATTTCGCAGCAGCCGCCTGA
- a CDS encoding GNAT family N-acetyltransferase has protein sequence MDSEEPPNVRVACSGDIDEVVRLMHDAAAWMSAKGTPAWDVARIDRTFAETFVLRSELLVASCSDGIVGCCTLSAEDPEFWPDALKGEAAYLHKLAVRRTHAGRGVSSALIEACRHAARTQGCAKLRLDCHPNLRGLYERLGFTHVDTFNPGWDPTFIAERLELEI, from the coding sequence ATGGACAGCGAGGAGCCTCCGAACGTTCGGGTCGCCTGCTCGGGTGATATCGACGAGGTTGTGCGGCTGATGCACGACGCTGCGGCGTGGATGTCCGCCAAGGGAACGCCCGCCTGGGACGTCGCGCGGATCGACCGGACATTCGCGGAGACCTTCGTCCTGAGATCCGAGCTCCTAGTCGCGAGTTGCAGCGACGGCATCGTCGGCTGTTGCACCTTGTCGGCCGAGGATCCCGAGTTCTGGCCCGACGCCCTCAAGGGGGAGGCCGCATATCTGCACAAGCTCGCGGTGCGACGGACACATGCGGGCCGGGGTGTCAGCTCCGCGCTGATCGAGGCTTGCCGCCATGCCGCGCGAACGCAGGGGTGCGCCAAGCTGCGGCTCGACTGCCACCCGAACCTGCGTGGCCTATACGAGCGGCTCGGATTCACCCACGTCGACACTTTCAATCCCGGCTGGGATCCAACCTTCATCGCAGAACGCCTAGAACTCGAAATCTAA
- the sul1 gene encoding sulfonamide-resistant dihydropteroate synthase Sul1 — protein sequence MVTVFGILNLTEDSFFDESRRLDPAGAVTAAIEMLRVGSDVVDVGPAASHPDARPVSPADEIRRIAPLLDALSDQMHRVSIDSFQPETQRYALKRGVGYLNDIQGFPDPALYPDIAEADCRLVVMHSAQRDGIATRTGHLRPEDALDEIVRFFEARVSALRRSGVAADRLILDPGMGFFLSPAPETSLHVLSNLQKLKSALGLPLLVSVSRKSFLGATVGLPVKDLGPASLAAELHAIGNGADYVRTHAPGDLRSAITFSETLAKFRSRDARDRGLDHA from the coding sequence ATGGTGACGGTGTTCGGCATTCTGAATCTCACCGAGGACTCCTTCTTCGATGAGAGCCGGCGGCTAGACCCCGCCGGCGCTGTCACCGCGGCGATCGAAATGCTGCGAGTCGGATCAGACGTCGTGGATGTCGGACCGGCCGCCAGCCATCCGGACGCGAGGCCTGTATCGCCGGCCGATGAGATCAGACGTATTGCGCCGCTCTTAGACGCCCTGTCCGATCAGATGCACCGTGTTTCAATCGACAGCTTCCAACCGGAAACCCAGCGCTATGCGCTCAAGCGCGGCGTGGGCTACCTGAACGATATCCAAGGATTTCCTGACCCTGCGCTCTATCCCGATATTGCTGAGGCGGACTGCAGGCTGGTGGTTATGCACTCAGCGCAGCGGGATGGCATCGCCACCCGCACCGGTCACCTTCGACCCGAAGACGCGCTCGACGAGATTGTGCGGTTCTTCGAGGCGCGGGTTTCCGCCTTGCGACGGAGCGGGGTCGCTGCCGACCGGCTCATCCTCGATCCGGGGATGGGATTTTTCTTGAGCCCCGCACCGGAAACATCGCTGCACGTGCTGTCGAACCTTCAAAAGCTGAAGTCGGCGTTGGGGCTTCCGCTATTGGTCTCGGTGTCGCGGAAATCCTTCTTGGGCGCCACCGTTGGCCTTCCTGTAAAGGATCTGGGTCCAGCGAGCCTTGCGGCGGAACTTCACGCGATCGGCAATGGCGCTGACTACGTCCGCACCCACGCGCCTGGAGATCTGCGAAGCGCAATCACCTTCTCGGAAACCCTCGCGAAATTTCGCAGTCGCGACGCCAGAGACCGAGGGTTAGATCATGCCTAG
- a CDS encoding quaternary ammonium compound efflux SMR transporter QacE delta 1, which translates to MKGWLFLVIAIVGEVIATSALKSSEGFTKLAPSAVVIIGYGIAFYFLSLVLKSIPVGVAYAVWSGLGVVIITAIAWLLHGQKLDAWGFVGMGLIIAAFLLARSPSWKSLRRPTPW; encoded by the coding sequence ATGAAAGGCTGGCTTTTTCTTGTTATCGCAATAGTTGGCGAAGTAATCGCAACATCCGCATTAAAATCTAGCGAGGGCTTTACTAAGCTTGCCCCTTCCGCCGTTGTCATAATCGGTTATGGCATCGCATTTTATTTTCTTTCTCTGGTTCTGAAATCCATCCCTGTCGGTGTTGCTTATGCAGTCTGGTCGGGACTCGGCGTCGTCATAATTACAGCCATTGCCTGGTTGCTTCATGGGCAAAAGCTTGATGCGTGGGGCTTTGTAGGTATGGGGCTCATAATTGCTGCCTTTTTGCTCGCCCGATCCCCATCGTGGAAGTCGCTGCGGAGGCCGACGCCATGGTGA
- a CDS encoding IS110 family transposase, giving the protein MKRIAVDLAKSVYQVAESIHVGRVDRRRRLDPEAFRRYVQEQPEPVEWVMEACGTAHYWGRVAQAQGHRVVLLHPRYVRPYRRRNKTDRNDCDAILEAARCADIHPVPVKSHEQQQVQQLHNLREAWKKTRVQHINLLRGILRELGVTAPSSTQAFLRQACELIERPEVCALRSSLQMVLAEISLCEQAMRDSEEQLARWHADDDIVHKLDEVSGIGLLTASALKTAVGKPERFASGRHLSAWLGMTPNEYSSGERRRLGCISCKGNTYVRTLLIHGARAALLAAKRCQTRTPERLTQLQRWALQTAERIGHNKAAVALANKLVRICWAVWCHERRFSGDWQSARPA; this is encoded by the coding sequence ATGAAGCGCATAGCAGTCGATTTGGCCAAGTCCGTTTACCAGGTTGCCGAAAGTATCCATGTCGGCCGGGTGGATCGTCGCAGACGGCTCGATCCGGAGGCATTCCGGCGATATGTACAGGAGCAACCGGAGCCTGTCGAGTGGGTGATGGAAGCCTGCGGTACGGCGCATTACTGGGGGCGGGTGGCGCAGGCTCAGGGTCATCGGGTGGTGCTGTTGCACCCGCGCTACGTGCGGCCGTATCGCCGGCGCAACAAAACCGACCGTAACGACTGCGATGCCATCCTCGAAGCGGCGCGTTGTGCCGATATTCATCCGGTGCCGGTGAAAAGCCATGAGCAGCAGCAAGTGCAGCAACTGCATAACCTGCGCGAGGCCTGGAAAAAGACCCGGGTGCAGCACATCAACCTGCTGCGCGGCATCCTGCGCGAACTGGGCGTGACGGCGCCGAGTAGCACCCAGGCCTTTCTACGCCAGGCCTGCGAGCTGATCGAGCGTCCCGAAGTTTGCGCCCTGCGCAGCTCGTTACAGATGGTGCTAGCCGAAATCAGCCTGTGCGAACAGGCGATGCGCGACAGCGAAGAACAACTGGCGCGCTGGCATGCCGACGATGACATCGTGCACAAACTCGACGAAGTCAGCGGTATCGGATTGCTCACCGCCAGCGCCCTGAAAACCGCCGTCGGCAAACCCGAACGCTTCGCCAGCGGCCGGCACCTGAGCGCCTGGCTCGGCATGACCCCCAACGAATACAGCAGCGGCGAACGGCGAAGACTCGGGTGCATCAGCTGCAAAGGCAACACCTACGTGCGCACCCTGCTGATCCACGGCGCCCGCGCGGCACTGCTGGCCGCCAAGCGCTGCCAGACGCGAACGCCGGAGCGCCTGACCCAGCTGCAGCGCTGGGCTCTGCAAACGGCCGAACGTATCGGCCACAACAAAGCGGCGGTGGCCCTGGCGAACAAACTGGTGAGGATCTGCTGGGCGGTGTGGTGTCATGAACGCCGCTTCAGCGGCGACTGGCAGAGTGCCAGGCCCGCCTGA
- the aadA1 gene encoding ANT(3'')-Ia family aminoglycoside nucleotidyltransferase AadA1, producing MREVVIAEVSTQLSEVVGVIERHLEPTLLAVHLYGSAVDGGLKPHSDIDLLVTVTVRLDETTRRALINDLLETSASPGESEILRAVEVTIVVHDDIIPWRYPAKRELQFGEWQRNDILAGIFEPATIDIDLAILLTKAREHSVALVGPAAEELFDPVPEQDLFEALNETLTLWNSPPDWAGDERNVVLTLSRIWYSAVTGKIAPKDVAADWAMERLPAQYQPVILEARQAYLGQEEDRLASRADQLEEFVHYVKGEITKVVGK from the coding sequence ATGAGGGAAGTGGTGATCGCCGAAGTATCGACTCAACTATCAGAGGTAGTTGGCGTCATCGAGCGCCATCTCGAACCGACGTTGCTGGCCGTACATTTGTACGGCTCCGCAGTGGATGGCGGCCTGAAGCCACACAGTGATATTGATTTGCTGGTTACGGTGACCGTAAGGCTTGATGAAACAACGCGGCGAGCTTTGATCAACGACCTTTTGGAAACTTCGGCTTCCCCTGGAGAGAGCGAGATTCTCCGCGCTGTAGAAGTCACCATTGTTGTGCACGACGACATCATTCCGTGGCGTTATCCAGCTAAGCGCGAACTGCAATTTGGAGAATGGCAGCGCAATGACATTCTTGCAGGTATCTTCGAGCCAGCCACGATCGACATTGATCTGGCTATCTTGCTGACAAAAGCAAGAGAACATAGCGTTGCCTTGGTAGGTCCAGCGGCGGAGGAACTCTTTGATCCGGTTCCTGAACAGGATCTATTTGAGGCGCTAAATGAAACCTTAACGCTATGGAACTCGCCGCCCGACTGGGCTGGCGATGAGCGAAATGTAGTGCTTACGTTGTCCCGCATTTGGTACAGCGCAGTAACCGGCAAAATCGCGCCGAAGGATGTCGCTGCCGACTGGGCAATGGAGCGCCTGCCGGCCCAGTATCAGCCCGTCATACTTGAAGCTAGACAGGCTTATCTTGGACAAGAAGAAGATCGCTTGGCCTCGCGCGCAGATCAGTTGGAAGAATTTGTTCACTACGTGAAAGGCGAGATCACCAAGGTAGTCGGCAAATAA
- the aac(6')-Il gene encoding aminoglycoside N-acetyltransferase AAC(6')-Il → MDSSPLVRPVETTDSASWLSMRCELWPDGTCQEHQSEIAEFLSGKVARPAAVLIAVAPDGEALGFAELSIRPYAEECYSGNVAFLEGWYVVPSARRQGVGVALVKAAEHWARGRGCTEFASDTQLTNSASTSAHLAAGFTEVAQVRCFRKPL, encoded by the coding sequence ATGGATAGTTCGCCGCTCGTCAGGCCTGTTGAAACTACCGATTCGGCCAGTTGGCTAAGCATGCGCTGTGAGCTGTGGCCAGATGGCACATGTCAAGAGCACCAGTCAGAGATCGCAGAATTTCTGTCCGGAAAAGTCGCCCGGCCTGCTGCTGTCCTCATTGCTGTAGCACCCGACGGAGAAGCACTAGGGTTTGCCGAGCTTTCGATCCGCCCGTATGCGGAGGAGTGCTACTCCGGCAACGTTGCGTTCTTGGAGGGTTGGTACGTTGTGCCAAGTGCGCGGCGTCAGGGCGTAGGTGTAGCTCTGGTAAAAGCCGCCGAGCATTGGGCTCGTGGTCGCGGATGCACCGAATTCGCCTCCGACACTCAACTTACCAACAGCGCAAGCACCTCGGCGCACCTGGCGGCTGGATTCACGGAGGTTGCTCAAGTACGCTGCTTCCGGAAACCGTTGTGA
- the aadB gene encoding aminoglycoside nucleotidyltransferase ANT(2'')-Ia: protein MDTTQVTLIHKILAAADERNLPLWIGGGWAIDARLGRVTRKHDDIDLTFPGERRGELEAIVEMLGGRVMEELDYGFLAEIGDELLDCEPAWWADEAYEIAEAPQGSCPEAAEGVIAGRPVRCNSWEAIIWDYFYYADEVPPVDWPTKHIESYRLACTSLGAEKVEVLRAAFRSRYAA, encoded by the coding sequence ATGGACACAACGCAGGTCACATTGATACACAAAATTCTAGCTGCGGCAGATGAGCGAAATCTGCCGCTCTGGATCGGTGGGGGCTGGGCGATCGATGCACGGCTAGGGCGTGTAACACGCAAGCACGATGATATTGATCTGACGTTTCCCGGCGAGAGGCGCGGCGAGCTCGAGGCAATAGTTGAAATGCTCGGCGGGCGCGTCATGGAGGAGTTGGACTATGGATTCTTAGCGGAGATCGGGGATGAGTTACTTGACTGCGAACCTGCTTGGTGGGCAGACGAAGCGTATGAAATCGCGGAGGCTCCGCAGGGCTCGTGCCCAGAGGCGGCTGAGGGCGTCATCGCCGGGCGGCCAGTCCGTTGTAACAGCTGGGAGGCGATCATCTGGGATTACTTTTACTATGCCGATGAAGTACCACCAGTGGACTGGCCTACAAAGCACATAGAGTCCTACAGGCTCGCATGCACCTCACTCGGGGCGGAAAAGGTTGAGGTCTTGCGTGCCGCTTTCAGGTCGCGATATGCGGCCTAA
- a CDS encoding subclass B1 metallo-beta-lactamase VIM-2 codes for MFKLLSKLLVYLTASIMAIASPLAFSVDSSGEYPTVSEIPVGEVRLYQIADGVWSHIATQSFDGAVYPSNGLIVRDGDELLLIDTAWGAKNTAALLAEIEKQIGLPVTRAVSTHFHDDRVGGVDVLRAAGVATYASPSTRRLAEVEGNEIPTHSLEGLSSSGDAVRFGPVELFYPGAAHSTDNLVVYVPSASVLYGGCAIYELSRTSAGNVADADLAEWPTSIERIQQHYPEAQFVIPGHGLPGGLDLLKHTTNVVKAHTNRSVVE; via the coding sequence ATGTTCAAACTTTTGAGTAAGTTATTGGTCTATTTGACCGCGTCTATCATGGCTATTGCGAGTCCGCTCGCTTTTTCCGTAGATTCTAGCGGTGAGTATCCGACAGTCAGCGAAATTCCGGTCGGGGAGGTCCGGCTTTACCAGATTGCCGATGGTGTTTGGTCGCATATCGCAACGCAGTCGTTTGATGGCGCAGTCTACCCGTCCAATGGTCTCATTGTCCGTGATGGTGATGAGTTGCTTTTGATTGATACAGCGTGGGGTGCGAAAAACACAGCGGCACTTCTCGCGGAGATTGAGAAGCAAATTGGACTTCCTGTAACGCGTGCAGTCTCCACGCACTTTCATGACGACCGCGTCGGCGGCGTTGATGTCCTTCGGGCGGCTGGGGTGGCAACGTACGCATCACCGTCGACACGCCGGCTAGCCGAGGTAGAGGGGAACGAGATTCCCACGCACTCTCTAGAAGGACTCTCATCGAGCGGGGACGCAGTGCGCTTCGGTCCAGTAGAACTCTTCTATCCTGGTGCTGCGCATTCGACCGACAACTTAGTTGTGTACGTCCCGTCTGCGAGTGTGCTCTATGGTGGTTGTGCGATTTATGAGTTGTCACGCACGTCTGCGGGGAACGTGGCCGATGCCGATCTGGCTGAATGGCCCACCTCCATTGAGCGGATTCAACAACACTACCCGGAAGCACAGTTCGTCATTCCGGGGCACGGCCTGCCGGGCGGTCTAGACTTGCTCAAGCACACAACGAATGTTGTAAAAGCGCACACAAATCGCTCAGTCGTTGAGTAG